A single window of bacterium DNA harbors:
- a CDS encoding helix-hairpin-helix domain-containing protein, which yields MKKIVGWLLVFVSLSAQEPDWEKMVGAEQESDGDHLVSDHLESLQRSPMDLNRASASDLESLPWIAPQVAHAIVAFRNRFGPFHSLQQLTLIKGMDETTLALIAPFVFCKDQRRRASSGGNIRYLWSQPLQQSRGFIEKKYNGSPVKALLRTQIQPLDWLQLGWLMEKDSGERSLNDYRCGYVQVQRSHPGITLLLGHLTAESGQGLVFSHPGKWSDAWDALAAAKRRIKTVRPYLSTDENAGLFGSALQWQSDRLQATLLWSRTPVDASVENDSIRSFIATGLHRSAAERATQSRVKKTAAGAIVRWQPLAGLCLGLCVQQLELNAPAKKQNRPDAFFDFSGRSALAAGLNWDAMIGSVNWFGECARIGDAVAVNSGVWWQMAQWRQVLAVELIPTEYDHLLYPHLSLPEKNRRSLRWAMMWQVLPSLTLSFSALYTLHPWLRYRVEYASTLSERQQIVAVLAASKGLTVTMRCQRAGNPGSETLTADEKIIRNQIRNALLGQIDYQPAKSLNLRSRVEWNLVVRRKTLAALEQNSQAVSLYQQAICSLARSGSLCARLTWFQASEYDNRFFEYEQDLPGRLRIKMLYGRGWRWFLLAGFRYRGLHLTAKYEETIYQDRDHTGSGWDEVSGNRERWGSLQAELRW from the coding sequence ATGAAAAAGATCGTCGGTTGGCTGCTGGTCTTTGTTTCGCTCTCGGCACAGGAACCGGATTGGGAAAAAATGGTCGGCGCTGAGCAAGAGTCAGACGGCGATCACCTGGTGTCCGATCATCTGGAGTCTTTACAGCGATCGCCGATGGACCTCAATCGCGCTTCTGCCTCAGACCTCGAGTCTTTGCCTTGGATCGCCCCGCAGGTGGCGCACGCCATCGTCGCGTTCCGCAACCGGTTTGGTCCGTTTCACTCCCTGCAGCAATTGACCCTGATCAAGGGCATGGACGAAACCACTCTGGCGCTGATCGCGCCGTTTGTCTTTTGCAAAGATCAGCGACGCAGGGCATCTTCGGGGGGCAACATCCGCTATCTGTGGAGCCAACCGCTGCAACAGAGCCGCGGATTTATCGAAAAAAAATACAACGGCTCTCCCGTGAAAGCGCTTCTCCGCACACAGATCCAACCGCTGGATTGGCTGCAACTGGGCTGGCTGATGGAAAAAGACAGCGGTGAACGCTCTTTGAACGATTACCGTTGCGGCTATGTGCAGGTACAGCGGTCGCACCCAGGGATCACGCTCCTGCTCGGCCACCTGACGGCGGAAAGCGGTCAAGGCCTTGTCTTCAGCCACCCAGGAAAATGGAGCGACGCATGGGATGCGCTGGCAGCTGCCAAGCGCAGAATCAAAACGGTGCGGCCTTATCTTTCCACCGACGAAAACGCCGGTCTGTTCGGAAGCGCGCTGCAGTGGCAGTCCGATCGACTGCAGGCGACTTTGTTGTGGAGCCGAACCCCGGTGGATGCATCGGTGGAAAACGACTCCATCCGTTCATTCATCGCCACGGGACTGCACCGCAGCGCCGCAGAACGCGCAACGCAAAGCCGGGTGAAAAAAACCGCGGCCGGCGCCATAGTGCGCTGGCAGCCCTTGGCAGGACTGTGTCTGGGCCTGTGCGTGCAGCAGCTGGAGTTGAATGCGCCGGCCAAAAAACAGAACCGGCCGGATGCGTTCTTTGATTTCAGCGGCCGTTCCGCTCTCGCGGCGGGCTTAAATTGGGATGCCATGATCGGGTCGGTCAACTGGTTCGGCGAGTGCGCGCGGATCGGCGACGCCGTCGCGGTCAACAGCGGTGTATGGTGGCAAATGGCTCAGTGGCGTCAGGTGCTAGCGGTGGAGCTTATTCCGACCGAATATGACCATTTGCTCTATCCACACCTGAGCCTGCCGGAGAAAAATCGCCGCAGCCTGCGATGGGCAATGATGTGGCAGGTGCTGCCGAGTCTCACTCTCTCGTTCTCCGCCCTGTACACGCTGCATCCCTGGTTGCGCTATCGCGTGGAATATGCCTCCACTCTGTCGGAAAGACAGCAGATCGTGGCGGTGCTGGCGGCAAGTAAAGGCTTGACCGTGACGATGCGCTGTCAACGGGCAGGCAATCCCGGCAGCGAAACCCTGACCGCGGATGAAAAAATAATCAGAAACCAGATCCGCAACGCTCTTCTAGGCCAGATCGATTACCAGCCGGCTAAAAGCCTGAACCTGCGCAGCCGGGTTGAATGGAATCTCGTCGTGCGGCGAAAAACACTCGCGGCTCTGGAACAGAACAGCCAGGCCGTTTCTCTGTATCAGCAGGCGATCTGTTCGCTCGCCCGATCCGGCTCTTTATGCGCACGGTTGACCTGGTTTCAGGCATCCGAATACGATAATCGTTTTTTTGAGTATGAACAGGACCTGCCCGGCCGCCTGCGGATAAAAATGCTCTATGGCCGAGGCTGGCGCTGGTTTCTGCTGGCCGGGTTTCGTTACCGTGGCCTGCACTTGACCGCCAAGTACGAAGAGACCATCTACCAAGATCGGGATCATACCGGCTCGGGATGGGATGAAGTGAGCGGCAACCGGGAGCGCTGGGGTTCGCTGCAGGCTGAGCTGCGCTGGTGA